Proteins co-encoded in one Halorussus salinus genomic window:
- a CDS encoding response regulator of citrate/malate metabolism yields MDERERDEGGKYVEEVTLDAVMAVFEETDLPVLTTSEVADEVACSRPAAYNKLETLVEQGDLHKKKVGARAAVYIRLDE; encoded by the coding sequence ATGGACGAACGGGAGCGCGACGAGGGCGGGAAATACGTCGAGGAGGTCACGCTCGATGCCGTGATGGCGGTCTTCGAGGAGACCGACCTGCCGGTGTTGACCACCAGCGAAGTCGCCGACGAAGTCGCGTGTTCCCGGCCCGCGGCGTACAACAAGCTCGAAACGCTCGTAGAGCAGGGGGACCTCCACAAGAAGAAGGTGGGAGCGCGGGCGGCCGTCTACATCCGATTGGACGAGTAG
- a CDS encoding DUF7553 family protein, producing the protein MNKHFEDAWYYGKRAGKHLTRGVREELAPVERRVRKATGRDEEPTTRVQRWQAELKSTEDEAAARARRAMRKARERV; encoded by the coding sequence ATGAACAAACACTTCGAAGACGCGTGGTACTACGGCAAGCGCGCGGGGAAACACCTCACTCGCGGCGTTCGCGAGGAGCTAGCCCCGGTCGAGCGACGAGTCCGGAAGGCGACCGGTCGCGACGAGGAGCCGACGACTCGCGTCCAGCGGTGGCAAGCCGAGTTGAAATCGACCGAGGACGAGGCCGCCGCCCGCGCCCGGCGAGCGATGCGCAAGGCCCGCGAGCGAGTCTGA